The following are from one region of the Arachis duranensis cultivar V14167 chromosome 10, aradu.V14167.gnm2.J7QH, whole genome shotgun sequence genome:
- the LOC107470795 gene encoding probable acetyltransferase TAP2 (The sequence of the model RefSeq protein was modified relative to this genomic sequence to represent the inferred CDS: added 35 bases not found in genome assembly): MLTLNLTPLPSSFSVANCPLFIQKTQLLIPSNLSYSFSATETRKLKTFQLKAGFWESIKSGLIKNNTTQVVDPPNVDEEDEEPLPQEFVLVEKTEPDGTIEQIIFSSGGDIDVYDLQALCDKVGWPRRPLSKLAAALKNSYIVASLHSVRKSPGSEGNEQKRLIGMARATSDHAFNATIWDVLVDPGYQGQGLGKALVEKLIRALLQRDIGNITLFADSKVVDFYRNLGFEADPEGIKGMFWYPNY; the protein is encoded by the exons GTTCTCTGTTGCAAATTGCCCACTGTTTATTCAGAAAACACAGTTATTGATTCCTTCCAATCTTAGTTACTCCTTTTCTGCTACAG AAACCAGAAAGTTGAAGACTTTTCAGCTCAAGGCTGGATTTTGGGAGTCAATTAAATCTGG GTTGATTAAGAACAACACTACACAAGTTGTTGATCCACCCAACGtagatgaagaagatgaagaacctTTGCCTCAAGAGTTTGTCCTTGTTGAAAAGACTGAACCTGATGGAACAATTGagcaaataatattttcttcagGTGGAGATATTGATGTTTATGACCTTCAAGCTCTCTGTGACAAG GTAGGGTGGCCACGGAGGCCATTGTCGAAATTAGCTGCTGCTTTAAAAAATAGCTATATTGTAGCCTCATTGCATTCTGTAAGAAAGTCTCCAGGGTCAG AGGGGAATGAACAAAAGAGATTAATCGGCATGGCTCGTGCTACTTCAGACCATGCCTTCAATGCCACAATTTGGGATGTCCTAGTTGATCCTGGTTACCAG GGCCAAGGTCTTGGTAAAGCTCTTGTAGAGAAACTGATTCGAGCTCTTTTGCAAAGGGACATCGGCAATATAACTCTGTTTGCAGATAGTAAAG TTGTGGATTTCTACCGGAATTTAGGttttgaagctgaccctgaaggCATAAAAGGCATGTTTTGGTACCCAAATTACTAA
- the LOC107470702 gene encoding uncharacterized protein LOC107470702, producing the protein MASEEESVLALVHYSGKIKKSKSHGVKFTDKEPLSVFISSSSTLSDLKNSILQKLGVFGTKWVKKLFYKIPIAVVSTGVHYDTFVLAADENIRVLLHCVRSFPEIRIHELFAKLEVGVDSSGASAPFQSSTAAGGASSSMPAVRPYLPPVDSPTFAADLERTVIVGSVQLENEGIFEQPDVVGTGGGHLPYMEGFGEPDKVENAMCDDDSDQEPVDIIGDNDDDTGANPHAQHGPLQIGQSFQNKDEAVLSVKDYSIRRDVEYRVIESDHLKYHGKCKQFGKGCTWLIRVALRARKGTWEVRRYNGPHTCLATFISSDHRQLDYHVICARILPLVRADAVVTVKVLQQATEVDYGFRPSYRKVWMAKQKAVAQIYGDWEESYAELPRWMLGVQSTMAGTITVLKTSPVRLRGEVDELTVYFHRLFWTFPPCIEAFRHCKPLVSIDGTHLYGKYGGTLLLAIAQDGNSNILPIAFAFVEGENAESWSFFLFNLREHVTPQEGILVISDRHNGIKAALEAPETGWLPPRAF; encoded by the exons ATGGCAAGTGAGGAAGAGAGTGTTCTTGCTTTAGTGCATTACTCtgggaaaattaaaaaaagcaaaagccaTGGTGTGAAGTTCACAGACAAAGAACCATTGAGTGTGTTCATCAGTTCGTCAAGCACTTTGTCAGATCTAAAGAACAGCATCTTGCAGAAGCTTGGCGTCTTTGGTACGAAGTGGGTGAAGAAGCTATTCTACAAGATTCCCATCGCAGTTGTCTCGACGGGTGTTCATTATGATACCTTTGTGCTAGCGGCTGATGAAAATATTAGGGTTCTGTTGCATTGTGTTAGGAGTTTTCCAGAGATCCGAATTCACGAGTTGTTTGCGAAGTTGGAGGTTGGTGTCGATAGTTCTGGGGCATCAGCTCCATTTCAGAGCTCGACTGCCGCGGGAGGTGCATCTAGTTCGATGCCTGCGGTCAGACCGTATCTTCCGCCGGTGGATTCCCCTACGTTCGCGGCTGATTTAGAGCGAACGGTGATTGTTGGTTCTGTACAGTTGGAGAATGAAGGAATATTTGAGCAGCCTGATGTCGTTGGCACCGGTGGTGGCCACTTACCTTATATGGAAGGCTTTGGTGAACCTGATAAAGTAGAGAATGCAATGTGTGACGATGACTCTGACCAGGAGCCTGTCGATATCATCGGGGACAACGACGATGACACAGGTGCCAATCCACATGCACAGCATGGGCCTCTTCAA ATTGGGCAATCTTTTCAGAATAAAGATGAGGCTGTGCTGAGTGTGAAGGACTATAGCATCCGGCGAGATGTTGAGTACAGAGTCATCGAATCAGATCATCTGAAGTATCATGGAAAATGCAAGCAATTCGGCAAGGGTTGTACTTGGTTGATTCGCGTTGCGCTGCGTGCACGAAAGGGCACTTGGGAGGTTAGGAGGTACAACGGGCCACACACATGCTTGGCAACCTTTATTTCCAGTGATCACCGTCAGCTGGATTACCACGTTATCTGTGCGAGGATTCTTCCGTTGGTTAGGGCAGATGCTGTAGTTACGGTAAAGGTACTACAACAAGCTACAGAAGTCGATTATGGTTTCAGACCTAGTTACAGGAAGGTTTGGATGGCGAAGCAGAAGGCAGTGGCACAAATATATGGAGATTGGGAAGAGTCATACGCGGAGTTGCCACGTTGGATGCTAGGAGTACAGTCAACAATGGCCGGAACAATAACCGTGTTGAAGACCTCTCCTGTTCGGCTTCGTGGTGAGGTTGATGAGTTGACGGTGTACTTTCACCGATTATTCTGGACATTCCCACCCTGTATCGAGGCATTCCGTCATTGCAAGCCCCTCGTCAGTATTGACGGTACCCACTTGTATGGCAAGTATGGAGGGACATTGCTGTTGGCGATTGCGCAGGATGGGAACTCCAACATCCTCCCCATTGCATTCGCCTTTGTGGAAGGAGAAAATGCAGAGTCATGGTCATTCTTCTTGTTTAACCTACGAGAGCATGTGACTCCTCAGGAGGGTATCCTTGTAATCTCTGACAGGCATAACGGGATCAAGGCAGCGCTTGAGGCACCTGAGACTGGGTGGCTGCCGCCTCGTGCTTTCTGA
- the LOC107470701 gene encoding probable LRR receptor-like serine/threonine-protein kinase At1g06840: MRLRIAIDSAKGILYLHTEANPPIFHRDIKASNILLDSKIIAKVADFGLSRLAPHLDEGNEPKYVSTVVKGTPGYLDPEYLLTHKLTDKSDVYSLGVVFMELLTGMQPLSHGKNIVCERVLSPPEGQTVGVVVARGRSARFSSPSLFELTLSLSLGCLSLISCGVFAAPAPSFLPQFSQP; this comes from the exons ATGAGATTGCGCATCGCGATTGATTCGGCCAAAGGAATACTATATCTGCATACTGAGGCGAATCCTCCGATATTCCATCGAGATATCAAAGCATCAAACATACTCCTAGACTCCAAGATCATTGCTAAAGTAGCAGATTTTGGACTGTCGCGGCTTGCACCACACCTAGATGAAGGGAATGAACCTAAATATGTGTCAACAGTTGTGAAGGGAACACCA GGTTATCTAGATCCAGAGTACTTGTTAACTCATAAATTGACAGATAAGAGCGATGTCTATAGTCTTGGAGTTGTGTTTATGGAGCTTTTGACTGGCATGCAGCCACTATCACATGGAAAAAACATTGTTTGCGAG AGGGTGCTGTCGCCCCCAGAGGGACAAACTGTGGGTGTCGTCGTTGCTCGTGGAAGGTCTGCTCGCTTCTCCTCACCGTCCCTCTTCGAGCTCACTCTGTCTCTCTCGCTGGGATGTCTCTCTCTGATCAGCTGTGGAGTATTCGCCGCGCCGGCACCTTCCTTCCTCCCTCAATTCTCGCAACCTTGA